A part of bacterium genomic DNA contains:
- the gmhB gene encoding D-glycero-beta-D-manno-heptose 1,7-bisphosphate 7-phosphatase yields the protein MEQSKHRAVFIDRDGTLNVEKDYVYKIEDFEFIHGAKEAVRLLNEHHIKAIVISNQSGIARGYYTPNDVHLLHDYIQRELRKEKAQIDAFFYCPHHPDGTIDEFRKVCDCRKPSPGMILQAEQKLNIDLQSSYVIGDHLSDIKLQEKVPVKTILVRTGHGNKALEELQKEKIKPERIEENLLDAVNYIIRTTNPF from the coding sequence TTGGAACAGTCAAAACACAGGGCGGTATTCATTGACCGGGACGGGACTTTAAATGTTGAAAAAGATTATGTGTACAAGATCGAAGACTTTGAATTTATTCACGGAGCCAAGGAAGCCGTTCGTCTCCTAAACGAGCATCATATTAAGGCCATCGTGATAAGTAATCAATCCGGTATAGCGAGAGGTTATTACACACCCAATGATGTACACCTTCTTCACGATTACATCCAAAGGGAATTGAGAAAAGAAAAGGCACAAATTGATGCCTTTTTTTATTGCCCGCATCATCCGGACGGAACCATCGATGAATTTCGTAAAGTATGCGATTGCAGAAAACCCAGCCCAGGCATGATTTTACAGGCAGAGCAAAAGCTAAATATCGATTTGCAGAGTTCCTACGTGATCGGAGATCATTTATCGGATATTAAATTACAGGAAAAAGTTCCGGTAAAAACTATTCTGGTAAGGACAGGTCATGGAAACAAAGCATTAGAGGAGCTGCAGAAAGAGAAGATAAAGCCGGAGAGAATTGAAGAGAACTTGCTTGATGCGGTGAATTATATTATACGAACGACGAATCCTTTCTAA
- a CDS encoding pyridoxal phosphate-dependent aminotransferase: MDYTFADRLKNITSSATVSLAEKAKSLRDAGQDIIDLTIGEPDFPTPPHIIRAGYRAMIKGHTKYTNSRGIIELRKAIAQKLENENELLYSADTEIIVTPGGKQAILYAVLALINPGDEVLCIEPCWLGYESCIALAGGVYVGVETHEEDGFSITEKQILEKVTPRTKLMLINSPCNPTGKVLTKEELEIISKICIEKNMMCVSDDIYEKIIFDNHRFHSIASLPSMRERTLVLNGFSKAYSMTGWRLAYLAGDRKIIGQINKLQQLSATCPSAVSQWAGVEALTGLQLHLKKMTQAYEVRRNIVHKGFNNKKLACFKAQGAFYGFVNVKRLGMSSDQACEFLLEKAKMVTVPGSAFGKAGEGYVRISFGTSEKNLKKAIKNLEYL; this comes from the coding sequence ATGGATTACACTTTTGCAGACCGATTAAAGAACATTACATCGTCGGCGACGGTTAGTCTGGCGGAAAAAGCCAAAAGTTTACGCGATGCCGGACAAGACATCATCGATTTGACCATCGGTGAGCCGGATTTTCCAACGCCGCCGCATATTATTCGCGCGGGTTACAGGGCGATGATAAAGGGGCATACGAAATACACCAACAGCCGCGGCATAATTGAATTGCGAAAAGCAATCGCGCAAAAACTGGAAAACGAAAATGAGCTGCTGTATTCCGCAGATACTGAGATCATCGTGACTCCCGGAGGAAAGCAAGCCATCTTGTATGCGGTGTTAGCGCTTATTAATCCCGGCGATGAAGTATTGTGCATCGAGCCGTGTTGGTTAGGTTACGAGAGCTGCATCGCTTTGGCGGGCGGCGTCTATGTCGGAGTAGAAACTCACGAAGAAGACGGATTTTCAATAACTGAAAAACAGATCCTGGAAAAAGTTACGCCGAGAACTAAACTCATGCTGATAAATAGCCCGTGTAATCCGACCGGCAAGGTGTTGACCAAAGAAGAACTGGAGATCATTTCAAAAATCTGCATTGAAAAGAACATGATGTGTGTGTCGGATGATATTTATGAAAAAATTATTTTTGATAATCATCGATTTCATTCTATAGCTTCTTTGCCTTCGATGCGCGAACGGACTCTTGTATTAAACGGTTTCTCCAAAGCGTATTCCATGACGGGCTGGAGGCTTGCGTATCTTGCCGGTGATCGAAAAATAATAGGACAGATCAATAAACTTCAGCAGCTGTCTGCGACTTGTCCTTCGGCCGTTAGCCAGTGGGCGGGCGTGGAAGCTTTGACGGGCCTTCAACTGCACTTAAAAAAAATGACTCAGGCTTATGAGGTTAGACGGAATATAGTTCACAAGGGATTTAACAACAAAAAACTGGCATGTTTTAAGGCTCAAGGAGCCTTTTACGGATTTGTTAATGTCAAAAGACTGGGGATGAGTTCGGATCAGGCGTGCGAATTTCTATTAGAAAAAGCTAAGATGGTCACGGTTCCCGGCAGCGCATTTGGCAAAGCCGGAGAAGGATATGTGCGGATTTCGTTTGGTACGTCCGAAAAGAATCTAAAGAAAGCAATAAAAAATCTTGAGTATTTGTAG